A single genomic interval of Staphylococcus hyicus harbors:
- a CDS encoding bile acid:sodium symporter family protein translates to MLRQIGQFASKTFLVWMLLTSFLGFIVPSAFTHFAPWIPYLLGVVMLGMGLSIRLDDFKIVFKYPKPVIIGVVLQYTIMPLLAYLIVKLFHLSPEVAIGVLLVGCCPGGTSSNVISYLAKANVALSVAVTSVSTILSPFVTPSLMFLMAHQWMDVSFLSMFESVSKVVLIPIIAGLIIQRVFYKAAEKADDILPLVSVVAISIILGTVVASSKTLIIETGLLIFAVVILHNVLGYLIGYTLSALFKLTYEDKKTLSIEVGMQNSSLAASLATVHFNPLAAVPGAVFSFVHCITGPTLARYWSSQYDKRQKNVTPLKHRKA, encoded by the coding sequence ATGCTACGACAAATTGGACAATTTGCTTCAAAAACATTTTTAGTATGGATGCTACTGACAAGTTTTTTAGGGTTTATCGTGCCATCCGCATTTACTCATTTTGCACCGTGGATTCCTTATTTATTAGGTGTGGTTATGTTAGGAATGGGGTTATCCATTCGATTGGATGATTTTAAAATTGTATTTAAGTACCCAAAACCTGTCATCATTGGCGTAGTCTTACAATATACGATTATGCCATTATTAGCTTATTTAATCGTAAAATTATTTCATTTATCCCCAGAAGTTGCCATTGGAGTCTTACTCGTTGGATGCTGTCCGGGTGGAACTTCAAGCAACGTCATTAGCTATTTAGCAAAAGCCAATGTGGCGTTATCAGTGGCTGTAACATCAGTGTCTACGATTTTATCACCATTTGTAACACCGTCACTGATGTTTTTGATGGCGCATCAATGGATGGACGTCTCATTTTTGAGTATGTTTGAATCGGTTTCAAAAGTGGTGCTTATCCCTATCATTGCGGGGTTAATCATTCAAAGAGTCTTTTATAAAGCTGCTGAAAAAGCAGACGATATTTTACCGTTAGTATCTGTCGTTGCGATTTCAATTATATTAGGTACGGTTGTCGCGAGTAGCAAGACTTTAATTATTGAAACAGGATTACTTATTTTTGCTGTGGTGATTTTACATAACGTATTAGGCTATTTAATCGGCTACACACTTTCAGCATTATTTAAATTAACCTATGAGGATAAAAAAACATTATCGATTGAAGTGGGGATGCAAAATTCAAGTTTAGCAGCCTCATTAGCTACTGTTCATTTTAATCCTTTAGCTGCAGTGCCAGGAGCAGTTTTTAGTTTTGTTCATTGTATTACTGGACCAACACTCGCACGCTATTGGTCATCACAATATGATAAGCGACAAAAAAATGTAACACCATTGAAACATCGTAAAGCATAA
- a CDS encoding VOC family protein translates to MSTIIGHHHISMYTKNISQNKAFYLDVLGLNLIKETVNQDDTTMPHIFYGNCSGDPGTLLTFFEIPQAGSMRKGTNMIARIGLLVENSEVLEAFDNILQNHGISTKRGTYLNQDALYFDDPESLSFVLIANDDYLTPAYWTTSNTTTSNGHPSIIGIGPIEIHVEDIATTVGYLTKQLGFNKRETIANHVYTLNDKGLYTDVVVIQKRGSSVKPGKGYVHHHAFATTKANLFDLVKRHDYLSGHHSGIIDRKWFQSLYYQHNYITYEFATMEPGFN, encoded by the coding sequence TTGTCTACAATTATAGGTCATCATCATATCTCCATGTATACGAAAAATATATCACAAAATAAGGCATTTTATTTAGATGTTTTAGGATTGAATTTAATTAAAGAAACTGTCAATCAAGATGATACAACTATGCCCCATATCTTTTACGGTAATTGTAGTGGAGATCCTGGTACGTTATTGACGTTTTTTGAAATCCCGCAAGCAGGATCAATGCGCAAAGGGACGAATATGATTGCAAGAATAGGACTACTTGTAGAAAATAGCGAAGTTCTAGAGGCTTTTGATAACATATTACAAAATCATGGTATATCCACTAAACGTGGGACGTATTTAAACCAAGATGCACTGTATTTTGATGATCCCGAATCGCTTTCATTTGTACTGATTGCGAATGACGATTACCTAACGCCGGCTTATTGGACAACATCTAATACAACTACATCCAATGGGCATCCCTCTATTATAGGGATAGGACCCATCGAAATTCATGTAGAAGACATTGCAACGACAGTGGGCTATCTTACAAAGCAGTTGGGGTTTAACAAACGTGAAACGATTGCTAACCATGTATATACCTTAAATGATAAAGGCTTATATACGGATGTTGTAGTGATACAAAAAAGAGGTTCAAGTGTCAAACCAGGCAAAGGCTATGTGCATCATCATGCTTTCGCAACAACAAAAGCGAATTTGTTTGATCTCGTAAAACGTCATGATTATTTATCAGGACATCATTCAGGTATCATTGATCGTAAATGGTTTCAATCTTTATATTATCAACACAATTATATCACATACGAATTTGCGACAATGGAACCAGGATTTAATTGA
- a CDS encoding Na+/H+ antiporter NhaC family protein produces MSKEYKNHMNGWALLPLVIFICIFLGAGIITQDFTFMPLNVAAIIGVIVALLMNRKENFTRKVEVFAKSAGHPNIILMMFIFILAGAFSKTAEKMGGVESIVNFGLSMIPQNLLIVGLFIICMFVSISMGTSVGTVAAIAPVGYGLSQATDIPSALAMATVVGGAMFGDNLSMISDTTIAAVRTQRTQMADKFKVNFRIVLPGAIVTIIILWVLTLGNHVNHGQSYDYSFIKIIPYLLVLILALIGINVVIVLLGGILLSGIIGIIDRSFDLAGFLKAISEGIIGMEDIAIIALLIGGMIGLVEHNGGINWLLHKVKSKIKSRRGAEFGIASLVSVADISTANNTISIIMSGPLAKDIADEYQIDRRKSASILDIFGSAWQGFIPYSPQLIAAAGVAGISPVMLVPYSIYPVMLAMCGIIAIFFNLPKLKRDA; encoded by the coding sequence ATGTCTAAAGAATATAAAAATCACATGAATGGGTGGGCGTTACTTCCTTTAGTAATTTTTATTTGTATATTTTTAGGTGCAGGTATCATTACTCAAGACTTTACGTTTATGCCATTGAATGTAGCTGCAATCATTGGCGTGATAGTGGCTTTACTTATGAATCGCAAAGAAAATTTCACGCGTAAAGTAGAAGTTTTTGCGAAGAGTGCGGGGCATCCTAACATTATTTTAATGATGTTTATTTTTATTTTAGCTGGTGCGTTTTCAAAAACCGCTGAAAAAATGGGAGGCGTGGAATCCATTGTCAATTTTGGATTATCTATGATTCCTCAAAATTTACTTATTGTAGGTTTGTTTATCATATGTATGTTTGTTTCAATTTCTATGGGGACATCTGTAGGAACTGTGGCAGCTATTGCGCCAGTAGGTTACGGATTGAGTCAAGCGACTGATATTCCTTCTGCATTGGCAATGGCTACTGTCGTTGGTGGTGCAATGTTCGGTGATAATTTATCAATGATTTCCGACACAACAATAGCAGCTGTGAGAACACAGCGTACACAAATGGCAGATAAATTTAAAGTGAATTTTCGTATCGTTTTACCGGGTGCCATAGTTACGATTATTATTTTATGGGTTTTGACGCTTGGCAATCACGTGAATCATGGCCAAAGTTACGACTACAGTTTTATTAAAATCATTCCATACTTACTTGTGCTTATTTTAGCTTTAATTGGGATTAATGTTGTGATTGTGTTGTTAGGTGGGATTCTACTCTCAGGTATCATCGGAATCATTGATCGTTCTTTTGATTTAGCTGGATTTTTAAAAGCCATCTCTGAAGGTATCATAGGGATGGAAGATATTGCGATTATTGCTCTGTTAATTGGAGGAATGATTGGACTCGTTGAGCACAACGGGGGAATTAACTGGCTACTTCATAAAGTTAAAAGTAAAATTAAATCCCGTCGGGGCGCTGAATTTGGCATAGCCAGTCTTGTAAGTGTAGCGGATATTTCTACAGCGAATAATACGATATCAATTATTATGTCAGGTCCTTTAGCAAAAGATATTGCAGATGAATATCAAATTGATCGCCGTAAATCTGCGAGTATTTTAGATATATTTGGAAGTGCGTGGCAAGGATTTATACCATATAGCCCTCAACTCATTGCGGCAGCTGGAGTTGCAGGTATTTCTCCTGTAATGTTAGTCCCATATTCCATATATCCTGTAATGTTGGCAATGTGTGGAATCATTGCTATTTTCTTTAATTTACCAAAATTGAAACGCGATGCGTAG
- a CDS encoding SRPBCC family protein: protein MAMNNTQNERVEVNIVRLIKTSPEFLYQAWTDPEMLRHWFMTTSRTNKSFASDVTEGGRYQIIDQRQGKKIRVEGTYQKLLPGEELALTIQMPDFSEQQDDISVYFEERSPGITQMTFNYKSDIPKERRLTQLEYKQKKKAYHDNTVHGFENMFDTMQKFVEEQTEINQN from the coding sequence ATTGCCATGAATAATACGCAAAATGAAAGGGTCGAAGTTAATATCGTCCGATTGATTAAAACATCACCTGAATTTCTTTATCAGGCGTGGACTGATCCTGAAATGTTGCGTCATTGGTTTATGACCACATCCAGGACGAATAAAAGTTTTGCAAGTGACGTTACAGAAGGTGGTCGTTATCAAATTATTGATCAGCGTCAAGGTAAAAAAATTCGCGTTGAAGGTACGTATCAAAAGCTATTGCCAGGGGAAGAACTCGCACTAACAATTCAAATGCCGGATTTTAGTGAACAACAAGATGACATATCAGTTTATTTTGAAGAGCGAAGCCCTGGTATTACACAAATGACATTTAACTATAAAAGCGATATACCAAAAGAGAGACGTCTGACGCAATTAGAATACAAGCAAAAAAAGAAAGCATACCATGATAACACTGTACATGGATTTGAAAATATGTTCGATACGATGCAAAAATTTGTTGAAGAACAAACAGAGATTAATCAGAACTAA
- a CDS encoding amidohydrolase yields MSNRFNQCIEWRRHFHKYPECSNNEYQTTETLKDILKAMDITILDVPLKTGIVAEIGKGKSMIAIRSDIDALPIREQTTLAFKSRVDGVMHACGHDLHMASILGTAMQLKLYETELNGRVRIIFQAAEEVGNGAIEVVETGILRDAKAIIGFHNDPTLKLGEWRAKSGVMTSNVDRFKLIIKAKGAHAAMPQDAKDPSIVIAQLVQSFQSIVSRNIASYEEAVVTVGQIHCGQTWNVIPDDAFIEGTVRTFDAEIQNRVETRMAQICKGIATQFDVKIDFNYQKVTAAVDNTASLHQTAMQAAKDAGYHVDELKRPLTIGEDFSGYQRVAPTYFAMIGSNSDYPLHHPKFDPEEEMLRQVPDYFVKFSHLLLNE; encoded by the coding sequence TAAAAGACATATTAAAAGCTATGGATATTACAATTCTTGACGTTCCGCTTAAAACAGGCATTGTTGCTGAAATAGGGAAAGGGAAATCGATGATTGCGATTCGTTCAGACATTGATGCACTTCCGATTAGAGAACAGACGACGTTGGCGTTTAAGTCGCGTGTCGATGGCGTCATGCATGCTTGCGGGCATGATTTGCATATGGCAAGTATTCTAGGTACTGCAATGCAACTTAAATTGTATGAAACGGAGTTGAACGGTCGTGTGCGTATCATCTTCCAAGCAGCGGAAGAAGTTGGTAATGGTGCAATAGAAGTTGTTGAAACAGGCATTTTGAGAGATGCTAAAGCGATTATAGGGTTTCACAATGACCCTACATTAAAATTAGGAGAATGGCGTGCAAAGTCTGGTGTAATGACGTCGAATGTTGATCGCTTTAAACTTATTATCAAGGCTAAAGGAGCACATGCTGCAATGCCGCAAGATGCCAAAGATCCAAGTATTGTTATCGCGCAGTTGGTCCAAAGTTTTCAAAGTATTGTAAGTCGTAATATTGCATCTTATGAAGAAGCGGTAGTAACGGTAGGACAAATACATTGTGGTCAAACGTGGAACGTCATTCCCGATGATGCGTTTATAGAAGGAACTGTGCGTACGTTTGACGCAGAAATTCAAAATAGAGTTGAAACACGAATGGCGCAAATATGTAAAGGCATTGCTACTCAATTTGATGTCAAAATTGATTTTAATTACCAGAAAGTGACAGCTGCAGTAGACAATACAGCGTCATTACATCAAACTGCAATGCAAGCAGCAAAAGATGCTGGCTATCATGTCGATGAACTAAAAAGGCCATTGACAATTGGGGAGGACTTTTCGGGCTACCAGCGTGTAGCACCAACTTATTTTGCAATGATTGGTTCAAATAGTGATTACCCACTGCATCATCCTAAGTTTGACCCGGAAGAGGAAATGTTACGTCAAGTACCGGATTATTTCGTAAAATTCAGCCATCTGCTTCTTAATGAATAA
- a CDS encoding HAD-IA family hydrolase, with translation MYRAVIFDFDGTIIDTEQHLYEVINAHLIQANETPVSLAFYRANIGGRARALHDHLIEIFGDDKVREIYQVHHNRAGQLPLRPGIKSLMEQLHARHFPMAIATSSARADIEPIVDALGIKPYIKVIKGREDVSEVKPDPELYLSAVQALNFSPTYCLAIEDSVNGATAAATAGLDVIVNTNPMTEVSDFSSIALLDKDIDLSQIIKRYFQGGTT, from the coding sequence ATGTATCGAGCAGTTATTTTTGATTTTGATGGCACGATTATTGATACAGAACAACATCTTTATGAAGTTATTAACGCACATTTAATTCAAGCGAATGAAACCCCCGTCTCATTAGCGTTTTATAGAGCCAATATTGGTGGACGTGCACGCGCATTACATGACCATTTAATTGAAATCTTTGGCGATGATAAAGTACGAGAGATTTATCAAGTACATCACAATCGTGCTGGCCAATTACCGCTACGTCCAGGAATTAAATCGCTAATGGAACAGCTTCATGCGCGTCATTTTCCTATGGCAATTGCCACAAGTAGTGCACGCGCAGATATTGAACCTATCGTAGATGCACTCGGCATCAAACCTTATATTAAAGTGATTAAGGGAAGAGAAGATGTGTCAGAGGTGAAACCAGATCCTGAATTATATTTAAGTGCCGTTCAAGCATTAAACTTTAGCCCAACCTATTGTTTGGCGATAGAAGACTCTGTGAATGGAGCTACCGCTGCAGCAACGGCAGGATTAGATGTTATTGTGAACACCAATCCTATGACGGAAGTGAGTGATTTTTCTTCTATAGCACTTCTGGATAAAGATATTGATTTATCGCAAATTATTAAACGTTATTTTCAAGGTGGTACAACATGA
- a CDS encoding amino acid permease: MKDNQELHRGLSSRQIQMIALGGTIGVGLFMGASSTIKWTGPAVIFAYLIAGIFLFLVMRAMGEMVYLYPTTGSFANYATDYIHPVAGYVTSWANIFQWIVVGMSEVIAVGEYMNYWWPELPTWIPGVIVVVLLAAANAVSVKAFGEFEFWFATIKIVTIILMIIAGFGLIFFGLGNGGNPIGLSNLWAHDGFLPNGIMGFFFALSIVIGSYQGVELIGITAGETKNPQKNIKRAVNGVIWRILIFYIGAIFVIVTVYPWDQLQDIGSPFVATFSKVGITIAAGLINFVVITAAMSGCNAGIFSSSRMIYTLAQHGHLPKIFTRVMKNGVPFYTVIAVSIGIFIGVILNVVLPLVIDGAENIFVYVYSASILPGMIPWFMILFSHIQFRKKYPEKIKDHPFKMPFAPFSNYLTIAFLVLVLIGMVINGETRVSVIIGFVFLGFMALFFFMRGYHKLSKEEFKL; the protein is encoded by the coding sequence ATGAAAGATAATCAAGAGTTACACAGAGGGCTGAGTTCGAGGCAAATTCAAATGATCGCACTTGGCGGTACGATTGGTGTAGGACTGTTCATGGGGGCATCGAGCACGATTAAATGGACAGGACCAGCAGTTATTTTCGCATACTTAATTGCCGGAATTTTCCTATTTTTAGTAATGCGTGCAATGGGAGAAATGGTTTATTTATATCCGACGACAGGTTCATTTGCGAACTATGCAACGGACTACATACATCCTGTGGCAGGGTATGTCACGTCATGGGCAAACATATTCCAATGGATTGTAGTAGGGATGTCTGAAGTTATCGCTGTTGGAGAATATATGAATTATTGGTGGCCTGAGTTACCAACGTGGATACCAGGCGTCATCGTAGTTGTTTTACTTGCTGCAGCGAATGCAGTGTCAGTTAAAGCGTTTGGAGAATTTGAATTCTGGTTTGCAACAATCAAAATTGTCACAATTATTTTAATGATTATTGCAGGTTTCGGTTTAATTTTCTTTGGACTTGGAAATGGTGGAAATCCAATTGGGTTAAGCAATTTATGGGCGCACGATGGCTTTTTACCGAATGGTATTATGGGCTTTTTCTTTGCTTTATCTATTGTTATTGGTTCGTATCAAGGTGTGGAATTAATCGGTATTACAGCTGGTGAAACGAAAAATCCTCAAAAGAATATTAAACGTGCAGTGAATGGTGTCATTTGGCGTATCTTAATTTTCTATATTGGTGCTATTTTCGTCATCGTAACGGTTTATCCTTGGGATCAATTACAAGATATTGGTAGTCCTTTCGTAGCCACTTTCTCTAAAGTAGGTATTACGATTGCTGCTGGATTAATTAACTTTGTCGTAATCACAGCAGCGATGTCTGGATGTAATGCGGGGATATTTAGTTCAAGCCGTATGATTTATACGTTAGCACAACATGGTCATTTACCTAAAATCTTTACGCGTGTTATGAAAAATGGCGTTCCTTTTTATACAGTCATTGCTGTATCTATCGGTATTTTCATAGGAGTTATTTTAAATGTTGTTTTACCATTAGTGATTGATGGTGCAGAAAACATTTTCGTATATGTGTATAGCGCTTCAATTTTACCGGGTATGATTCCATGGTTTATGATTTTATTCAGTCATATTCAATTTAGAAAAAAATATCCTGAAAAAATAAAAGATCATCCTTTTAAAATGCCATTTGCTCCATTTTCTAATTACTTAACAATTGCATTTTTAGTACTTGTTTTAATTGGAATGGTGATTAATGGTGAAACACGTGTCTCTGTAATTATTGGTTTTGTTTTCTTAGGTTTTATGGCACTTTTCTTCTTTATGAGAGGTTATCATAAACTGAGTAAAGAAGAGTTTAAACTATAA
- a CDS encoding formate/nitrite transporter family protein has protein sequence MEDKNIKWDKIFYGRAWIANIIDTIQTKDILESFYFKRYLLRAMMAGFIISIISVFVLMVKTTFAPDLGVGIVNMISAIAFSFALVLILFTNSELLTSNFMYFTVGLYYKLIKPYRVGHIFLLCFIGNVIGAFVLFSLMRASDVITPEMVTLLDKIIVTKIHSYSFHNILVRAIFANFFINITLVIAMQIDDILAKMFVMMFGVTIFAFMGYEHVIYNACLFAAGLLYQLDHMTLWPVLKNIVAAFIGNYIGGGLIIGLFYAYLNDHGQFKANRFK, from the coding sequence ATGGAGGATAAAAACATAAAATGGGATAAGATTTTTTACGGACGCGCATGGATTGCGAATATTATAGATACAATACAAACGAAAGATATTTTAGAAAGCTTTTATTTTAAACGGTATTTGCTACGTGCGATGATGGCTGGATTCATTATTAGCATTATAAGTGTATTTGTATTAATGGTTAAAACGACATTTGCCCCTGATTTAGGCGTTGGCATTGTGAACATGATCAGCGCTATCGCCTTTAGTTTTGCACTTGTCTTAATTTTATTCACCAATTCAGAACTCTTAACCAGTAACTTTATGTATTTCACAGTTGGTTTATATTATAAACTGATAAAACCTTATCGCGTCGGCCACATTTTTTTATTATGTTTTATAGGAAATGTCATCGGTGCCTTTGTACTTTTTAGTTTAATGCGTGCCAGTGATGTCATCACACCGGAGATGGTTACACTACTCGATAAAATAATAGTGACAAAAATCCATAGCTATTCGTTTCATAATATTTTGGTTCGAGCTATCTTCGCCAACTTTTTCATAAATATTACTTTAGTCATTGCCATGCAAATCGATGATATTTTAGCTAAAATGTTTGTCATGATGTTTGGTGTTACAATATTTGCATTTATGGGATATGAACATGTCATTTATAATGCATGTCTATTTGCTGCAGGTCTTCTGTATCAATTAGACCATATGACGTTATGGCCTGTATTAAAAAATATAGTCGCAGCCTTTATCGGCAATTATATCGGTGGTGGATTAATCATAGGATTATTCTACGCATATTTAAATGATCATGGTCAATTTAAAGCAAATCGCTTCAAGTAA
- a CDS encoding MupG family TIM beta-alpha barrel fold protein: MQPHLIYLHNYYPHLETGLSRAFFKNKTRAYVIPIQKRTLMLLSRKHLFTALFTKGYLGIRKPPYLCSHFTNSNGLYR; this comes from the coding sequence ATCCAACCACATTTAATATACTTGCATAATTATTATCCGCACCTAGAGACAGGATTAAGTCGCGCCTTTTTCAAGAACAAAACGCGTGCATACGTCATTCCCATTCAAAAGCGAACATTGATGCTTTTATCCCGGAAGCATCTTTTTACTGCCCTATTTACGAAGGGTTACTTAGGTATTAGAAAACCCCCGTATTTATGCTCTCACTTTACCAATAGTAACGGCTTGTATCGCTAG
- a CDS encoding CPBP family intramembrane glutamic endopeptidase: MSKFYWSDVRWHNLWLIPILFVSMIASLIYIMVNVAIFEILLNLTDQPIVNIEEAIVLAQLFSYIMVIFAFFCINIDLLRTWMKQWWDGLRRYWLWIIGLYIVTFGLSWIYGNLKEIFPYIFTTETTQNQQMIEEMLSIPELMIFNFLLIVIAGPIVEEIFFRHILIGELGKKFNFIAMSIVSVLLFSAIHLVDFSNWFEIIDYLIIAIPLVYLYMKSGRNLGVAFAFHILNNLISYCISMLV; this comes from the coding sequence ATGAGTAAATTTTATTGGAGTGATGTGAGATGGCATAATTTATGGCTCATACCCATTCTCTTTGTTTCAATGATCGCGAGTTTGATTTATATAATGGTCAATGTAGCCATTTTTGAGATTCTGTTAAATTTGACTGATCAACCAATTGTTAATATTGAAGAAGCGATTGTTCTCGCACAATTATTTTCGTATATCATGGTCATATTTGCATTTTTTTGTATAAATATCGATCTGTTGCGAACGTGGATGAAACAATGGTGGGACGGATTGAGGCGCTATTGGTTATGGATTATTGGTCTTTATATTGTTACGTTTGGTTTGTCTTGGATTTACGGAAATTTAAAAGAAATATTCCCATACATATTTACAACAGAAACAACACAAAATCAACAAATGATTGAAGAAATGTTATCTATACCTGAGCTGATGATTTTTAACTTTCTATTAATCGTGATTGCGGGGCCTATTGTAGAGGAAATTTTCTTTAGACATATTTTAATCGGTGAGTTAGGTAAAAAATTTAACTTTATTGCGATGAGTATCGTTTCTGTACTTTTGTTTTCTGCTATACATTTAGTGGACTTTTCAAACTGGTTTGAAATCATTGACTACTTAATCATTGCAATACCATTAGTCTATCTCTATATGAAAAGTGGTCGCAATTTAGGTGTGGCCTTTGCTTTTCATATTCTAAATAATTTAATCTCATATTGTATTAGTATGTTAGTATAA
- a CDS encoding helix-turn-helix transcriptional regulator: protein MDKIYHVAEVWQVNKETRQSKLIQLIQKQNQISAVELARELHVSKRTILRDIQELEAKGVQILAHAGKNGGYKIQSHPQNVKLELTDHEVTALYLILNERLHQTSLPFKNEIHQLIQKLMRQPNTALRRHLKQLDQYIIFDDDAPKTLPTLFKNLLIYCYERKVMGLYFHPSVRQRQQFANVVFIGLICKNAQWKAVIYHIGGDYTEIIDIATIDDIDYSFHKSIQTNDITMANYHKYLQPKT, encoded by the coding sequence ATGGATAAGATTTATCACGTTGCGGAGGTGTGGCAAGTGAATAAAGAAACGCGTCAGTCAAAATTAATTCAACTTATACAAAAACAAAATCAAATATCTGCAGTCGAATTAGCACGTGAACTTCACGTTTCTAAGCGAACCATTCTTCGAGATATCCAAGAATTAGAAGCTAAAGGTGTTCAAATATTAGCGCACGCAGGTAAAAATGGCGGCTACAAAATTCAATCTCACCCTCAAAACGTCAAACTTGAACTCACGGATCACGAGGTAACCGCACTGTATTTAATTTTAAATGAGCGGCTTCATCAAACATCATTGCCTTTTAAAAATGAAATACATCAACTTATACAAAAACTAATGCGGCAACCGAATACGGCATTGAGACGCCATTTAAAACAATTAGATCAATATATTATATTTGATGATGATGCGCCCAAGACACTTCCCACACTTTTTAAAAACCTATTAATCTATTGTTATGAACGAAAAGTAATGGGATTGTATTTTCATCCTTCTGTACGACAACGTCAACAGTTTGCAAATGTTGTATTTATCGGTTTAATATGTAAAAATGCGCAATGGAAAGCTGTCATTTATCATATTGGTGGAGATTACACAGAAATTATTGACATTGCAACAATTGATGATATTGATTATAGTTTCCATAAATCTATTCAAACGAATGACATTACGATGGCCAATTACCATAAGTACTTACAGCCAAAAACATAA
- a CDS encoding inositol monophosphatase family protein, protein MVTQYDINDIDNEVKTWFRGLTLLIPSLIKQMKTDTKKNRFDLVTNVDQMLESNFEGLLKDLYPDHTLYGEESHHDTTDLKHGYTWVMDPIDGTANLVKQQNDFCIILALFVDGVPTLSYIYDFPRQTLYHAKKDEGAFVNHKRLDPIEPQPLSEMIVSFNNKVLNDTTMHDLLNASFAYRLIGACGLDSIRVCTGQFGAHIHTNAKPWDIAAQFLFASELGLKMTDFNKEAIDFASGGPFIISNPGCHDEILEILLAKGGYQKSSASQD, encoded by the coding sequence ATGGTAACGCAATATGATATAAATGACATTGATAATGAAGTGAAAACATGGTTTCGAGGATTAACCCTGCTTATTCCTTCACTCATAAAACAAATGAAAACTGATACTAAAAAGAATCGCTTCGATCTCGTTACAAATGTGGATCAAATGTTAGAATCTAACTTTGAAGGTTTATTGAAGGACCTATATCCTGATCATACGTTATATGGAGAAGAAAGCCATCACGATACCACGGATTTAAAACATGGTTACACATGGGTCATGGATCCTATTGATGGCACTGCAAATTTAGTAAAACAACAAAATGATTTTTGTATCATTTTAGCACTCTTCGTTGACGGCGTACCGACATTATCTTATATTTATGATTTTCCTCGACAAACGTTATATCATGCTAAAAAAGATGAAGGGGCTTTTGTGAATCATAAACGTCTCGATCCTATTGAACCGCAACCATTAAGTGAGATGATTGTGTCATTTAATAATAAAGTATTAAACGATACGACGATGCATGATTTATTGAATGCATCATTTGCATATCGACTTATTGGCGCGTGTGGGCTAGACTCTATCCGTGTATGTACGGGTCAATTTGGTGCCCACATACATACGAACGCTAAACCTTGGGATATTGCTGCACAATTTCTATTTGCATCTGAACTCGGTTTGAAAATGACGGATTTCAACAAAGAAGCAATAGATTTTGCCTCAGGAGGACCTTTTATCATTAGTAACCCTGGATGTCATGATGAAATCTTAGAAATACTATTAGCAAAGGGTGGGTATCAAAAGAGTAGTGCGTCTCAAGACTGA